In one window of Acidobacteriota bacterium DNA:
- a CDS encoding oligopeptide transporter, OPT family: protein MNKEITNVAVQDTPPTSHFKPYIPASAKLRELTPLPLIVGTLLGMVFGASSLYLVLKVGLTVSASIPVAVISISLFTMLSKLGLKNATILENNIVQTAGSAGESIAFGVGVTMPAILILGFDLEITRVMLVAILGGLIGILMMIPLRRALIVQQHGLLKYPEGTACAEVLKAGASQESRQAASLGDEKVVEATGAKTIFTGFGIGLLYKVAMVAFKGWKDVPEKIFGAPFKAGSISAEISPELLGVGYIIGPRIASIMCAGGVLAYLVLIPAIKFFGEGMTTVLPPGTEPISDMSPNGIRGAYILYIGAGAVAAGGIVSLARSLPTIWHGIKGGIADFKGGQAAAASTLRTDKDLSMKVVLGGIIVLIAMIMIFPQLNLQWNLLGAILIIAFGFLFVTVSSRLTGEIGSSSNPISGMTVATLLFTCLIFLIVGWTGNVYYVTALSIGGIVCIAASNGGTTSQDLKTGYLVGATPSNQQIAILIGALASALILGPILLKLNDSSTIYVPVGEKVSADFRVDNASALPQEKLQGVQASSDTNTYRVYFKLDEASGNHHKYLVRDDGTPAYLVDPGINGTFRERPDGSTVQKFDAPKATLMSYIIKGILDRKLPWGLVLLGVMIALVLEMSGIPSLAFAVGVYLPLSSSSPIFIGGMIRWLVDKYLARKFAHKKLTEEELTAEGDKSGGVLMASGYIAGGALAGIVIAFLAGIPAFESFNKGVEESAAHNPFFSGVSADLLSLIPFAVLIVLLYLTGRELILRSKRQAEE, encoded by the coding sequence ATGAATAAAGAGATTACCAATGTTGCAGTGCAGGACACGCCGCCAACGTCCCATTTTAAGCCGTATATTCCGGCATCCGCGAAATTGCGCGAACTGACGCCGCTGCCGCTCATCGTCGGCACCTTGCTTGGCATGGTATTCGGCGCTTCTTCGCTTTACCTGGTTTTGAAAGTCGGATTAACTGTCAGCGCCTCAATCCCAGTCGCCGTCATTTCCATTAGTTTATTTACGATGCTTTCAAAACTGGGATTGAAAAATGCCACTATTCTTGAAAATAACATTGTGCAAACCGCAGGTTCGGCGGGCGAGTCCATCGCTTTCGGCGTCGGGGTTACGATGCCGGCGATTTTAATTTTAGGATTTGACCTGGAAATCACCCGCGTGATGCTGGTGGCAATTCTTGGCGGTTTGATTGGTATCCTGATGATGATTCCGCTGCGCCGCGCGCTCATTGTGCAACAGCACGGTTTGTTGAAATACCCTGAAGGCACAGCCTGCGCTGAAGTCTTGAAAGCCGGAGCTTCACAGGAATCGCGCCAAGCAGCATCCTTAGGCGATGAAAAAGTCGTCGAAGCGACTGGCGCCAAAACTATCTTCACAGGTTTTGGTATCGGACTGCTTTATAAAGTGGCGATGGTAGCATTCAAAGGCTGGAAAGATGTGCCCGAAAAAATCTTCGGCGCGCCATTCAAAGCCGGTTCGATCTCTGCGGAAATTTCTCCTGAACTCTTAGGCGTTGGGTATATCATCGGGCCACGCATCGCTTCGATTATGTGCGCGGGCGGCGTCCTGGCTTATCTGGTATTGATTCCCGCAATCAAATTTTTTGGCGAAGGCATGACTACGGTGTTGCCGCCAGGCACTGAACCCATCAGCGATATGTCACCCAACGGAATTCGCGGTGCTTATATTTTATACATTGGCGCGGGCGCAGTCGCGGCAGGCGGCATCGTCAGCCTGGCGCGGTCATTACCGACCATCTGGCACGGCATCAAAGGTGGCATCGCTGACTTCAAAGGCGGACAAGCCGCAGCAGCTTCGACCTTGCGCACAGACAAAGACCTTTCCATGAAAGTCGTGCTTGGCGGCATCATCGTGTTGATTGCGATGATTATGATTTTTCCGCAACTCAACCTGCAATGGAATCTGCTCGGCGCAATTCTGATTATTGCGTTCGGCTTTTTATTTGTGACTGTGTCTTCAAGACTCACGGGTGAAATCGGGTCGTCATCAAATCCGATTTCGGGGATGACGGTTGCAACCTTATTGTTTACTTGTTTGATTTTTTTAATCGTCGGCTGGACGGGAAATGTTTATTACGTGACGGCGCTTTCCATCGGCGGCATCGTTTGCATAGCGGCATCCAACGGCGGCACCACATCACAGGATTTGAAGACCGGCTATCTGGTTGGCGCGACACCAAGCAATCAGCAAATCGCCATCTTGATTGGCGCGCTGGCGTCGGCGTTGATTCTGGGACCGATTCTTTTGAAGCTGAACGATTCCTCAACTATTTATGTGCCGGTTGGCGAAAAAGTATCGGCAGATTTTCGTGTCGATAATGCCTCAGCCTTACCACAGGAAAAACTCCAGGGCGTCCAGGCATCATCCGATACCAATACCTATCGGGTCTATTTCAAACTCGATGAAGCAAGCGGCAACCATCACAAATACCTGGTTAGAGATGATGGCACCCCTGCCTATCTGGTTGACCCAGGCATTAATGGCACCTTCAGAGAACGACCTGATGGTTCAACCGTACAAAAATTTGATGCGCCGAAAGCCACCTTAATGTCTTACATCATTAAAGGCATTCTCGATAGAAAACTCCCTTGGGGGTTGGTGCTTCTGGGTGTGATGATTGCGCTGGTGTTAGAGATGAGCGGCATTCCCTCACTGGCATTTGCGGTAGGTGTCTATCTGCCACTTTCATCTTCAAGCCCGATTTTCATTGGTGGCATGATTCGCTGGTTGGTTGATAAATATTTGGCGCGCAAATTCGCTCACAAAAAACTCACCGAAGAGGAACTTACTGCCGAAGGCGATAAGAGTGGCGGTGTCTTGATGGCTTCCGGCTACATCGCAGGCGGCGCGTTGGCAGGTATTGTCATCGCGTTCCTTGCCGGTATCCCGGCTTTTGAAAGTTTCAACAAAGGGGTTGAAGAAAGCGCCGCGCATAACCCGTTTTTCAGCGGCGTAAGTGCTGACCTGCTTTCGTTGATTCCTTTTGCGGTTCTCATTGTTTTGCTTTACCTGACCGGGCGTGAGTTGATTTTACGAAGCAAACGACAGGCTGAAGAGTAA
- the aat gene encoding leucyl/phenylalanyl-tRNA--protein transferase: MRTPRRLSNITPEMILAAYTRGCFPMATGLYGEIDWFIADPRTIIPLDEGFRVRRSLRQALRKMNYEVRFNTCFAEVIRACSRQTELSEYEIWLSDEMIELYIELHRRGVAHSVEIRADGELIGGLYGVAIKSAFFGESMFMRRPYASQIALVELVKRLRERQFRLLDAQMRTPHIAHFGAVDLSHIEYLHRLADALDHDCQFT; the protein is encoded by the coding sequence ATGCGAACCCCCAGGCGGCTATCAAACATCACCCCGGAAATGATTCTCGCAGCCTACACGCGCGGCTGCTTTCCGATGGCGACCGGGCTTTACGGCGAAATCGATTGGTTTATCGCCGACCCGCGCACCATCATTCCGCTTGATGAAGGTTTTCGTGTGCGTCGTTCGCTGAGACAAGCCCTGCGAAAAATGAATTACGAGGTTCGTTTTAATACCTGTTTTGCCGAAGTCATTCGCGCCTGTTCGAGACAAACCGAACTCAGTGAATACGAAATCTGGTTGAGCGATGAAATGATTGAGCTGTATATCGAACTCCACCGGCGCGGGGTTGCGCATTCAGTGGAAATCCGGGCGGATGGTGAACTCATCGGCGGCCTTTACGGGGTTGCCATTAAATCGGCATTTTTCGGCGAATCGATGTTTATGCGCCGACCTTACGCTTCACAAATCGCTCTGGTTGAACTGGTCAAGCGGTTGCGTGAACGCCAATTTCGTCTGCTTGACGCGCAGATGCGCACCCCGCATATCGCCCATTTCGGAGCCGTTGATCTGTCGCACATCGAATACCTGCATCGGCTTGCTGATGCGCTCGACCACGATTGCCAATTCACTTAG
- a CDS encoding amino acid permease translates to MKEETHLLRKFGLLQATALNMSNMIGIGPFITIPLLMSAMNGPQAILGWFIALLIAIPDGMIWSELGAAMPGSGGTYLYLREGYGRETFGRLMAFLFIWQFIISGPLEIASGYIGFSTYLGYIWRGITKEQMMMVCAVIGIINIVLLYRQITSIGKITVSLWIGTMLTTGAVIATGAVNFNANIAFDFPPGAFKFSLGFLLGLGAASRVGIYDYLGYYDICYIGEEVRNPGRNIPRSIIISVIAVAFIYFAVNLSIIGIVPWREFVPADTHESANYVVSIFMEKIYGSQIATIFTAMVLWTAFGSVFALLLGYSRIPYAAAQDGYFFKVFARLHPTKNFPHISLIVIGVISIICSFFSLGLVIDALITTRILIQFIGQIFAVMLLRKHQPDMPRPYKIWLYPLPNFVALVGWIFIFATTDVKVILFGLGSLALGILFFFVWSWQQKKWPFVEAVEN, encoded by the coding sequence ATGAAAGAAGAGACTCATCTGCTACGCAAATTCGGGCTGTTGCAGGCGACTGCCCTCAATATGTCCAATATGATTGGCATCGGCCCGTTCATCACCATTCCGCTGTTAATGTCGGCAATGAATGGCCCGCAGGCGATACTCGGCTGGTTCATCGCCCTGTTGATTGCCATCCCTGACGGCATGATCTGGAGCGAACTCGGCGCGGCGATGCCGGGTTCGGGCGGCACCTACCTTTATTTGCGCGAAGGTTACGGGCGCGAAACTTTCGGCAGGCTCATGGCATTTCTCTTCATCTGGCAATTCATTATCAGCGGCCCGCTCGAAATTGCCTCAGGCTACATCGGCTTTTCAACCTATCTCGGTTATATCTGGCGCGGCATCACCAAAGAACAGATGATGATGGTCTGCGCAGTTATCGGGATTATCAATATTGTTTTGCTCTATCGGCAAATTACTTCGATTGGCAAAATCACCGTGAGTTTGTGGATAGGCACGATGCTCACGACCGGCGCAGTGATTGCCACCGGCGCAGTGAATTTCAATGCCAACATCGCTTTTGATTTCCCGCCCGGCGCGTTCAAATTTTCACTTGGGTTTCTGCTTGGTCTCGGCGCAGCTTCACGTGTCGGCATCTACGATTATCTAGGTTATTACGACATCTGTTATATCGGCGAAGAGGTGCGCAATCCCGGGCGCAACATTCCGCGTTCGATTATCATCAGCGTCATTGCTGTGGCGTTTATCTATTTTGCAGTGAACCTTTCGATTATCGGCATTGTGCCGTGGCGCGAATTCGTGCCCGCGGATACGCACGAATCGGCAAATTATGTAGTCTCGATTTTCATGGAAAAAATTTATGGTTCACAAATCGCCACGATTTTTACGGCGATGGTGTTATGGACAGCCTTCGGTTCGGTCTTCGCCTTATTGCTCGGTTATTCGCGCATTCCTTATGCGGCGGCGCAGGATGGGTATTTCTTCAAAGTTTTTGCGCGACTGCACCCGACGAAAAATTTCCCGCACATTTCGTTAATCGTTATCGGGGTGATTTCGATTATCTGTAGTTTCTTTTCGCTCGGACTGGTGATTGATGCGTTAATCACTACACGCATTTTGATTCAATTCATCGGGCAGATTTTCGCGGTGATGCTGCTCAGGAAACATCAACCCGATATGCCGAGACCTTATAAAATCTGGTTGTACCCGTTGCCGAATTTTGTGGCGCTCGTCGGCTGGATTTTTATTTTTGCAACCACCGATGTGAAAGTCATTCTTTTCGGGTTAGGCAGTCTTGCATTGGGTATCCTCTTTTTCTTCGTCTGGTCGTGGCAGCAGAAAAAGTGGCCGTTTGTTGAGGCTGTAGAAAACTAA
- a CDS encoding DegT/DnrJ/EryC1/StrS family aminotransferase encodes MAQLAIAGGTPVRTKPFTAWPLFDEREQQGLLAVLESRNWGGYPFPNKYAKAFAERFAERHTARYALCAANGTVTIEIALKACGIRPGDEVIVPAYTFEATAVPVLKLGAIPVFVDVTSANYCLDVEAARAAITERTRAIIPVHLAMNMADMDAIKDLAHQHDLRVVEDCAHAHGARWRGQGAGSLGDAGSFSMQTSKLLTAGEGGVVTTNDDELFERCESYVNCGRASSTDRFKHRLLGYNYRMTEFQAAMLLAQLERLDAQTDVRAERAARLAQALAQIDGIEILKRDERQTTQAIYQYVFKYNAEAFGGASRNRFVAALEAEGVPCDGIFYEPMYRSALFKVDAADFLQLNAKKLAWQHAHCPVAERAAYEEAVWLPHQLLLGDETEVDDIVEAIVKIQNNPDELRKAEHRLIDIKAMNRAERPKFEDS; translated from the coding sequence ATGGCACAACTTGCAATTGCCGGTGGCACGCCGGTACGCACCAAACCGTTTACCGCTTGGCCCTTATTCGATGAACGCGAACAGCAGGGCTTGCTCGCGGTTCTCGAAAGCCGCAACTGGGGCGGCTATCCGTTCCCGAATAAATATGCGAAAGCTTTTGCCGAACGCTTTGCCGAGCGGCATACGGCGCGTTATGCCTTATGTGCGGCAAATGGCACGGTGACTATTGAAATCGCTTTGAAAGCTTGCGGCATTCGCCCCGGCGATGAAGTCATCGTCCCCGCGTACACTTTTGAAGCGACGGCTGTGCCGGTTTTGAAACTCGGCGCGATTCCGGTTTTTGTTGATGTGACGAGTGCAAATTATTGCCTCGATGTTGAAGCGGCGCGCGCTGCTATTACTGAGCGCACGCGGGCAATCATTCCTGTGCATCTGGCAATGAACATGGCAGATATGGATGCCATTAAAGACCTCGCGCATCAGCATGATTTACGTGTCGTTGAAGATTGCGCCCACGCCCACGGCGCGCGGTGGCGGGGGCAGGGCGCGGGGTCGCTTGGCGATGCCGGGTCATTCAGTATGCAGACCTCGAAACTTTTAACCGCAGGCGAAGGCGGCGTGGTCACGACCAATGATGATGAGCTATTTGAACGCTGCGAGTCTTATGTGAATTGCGGTCGCGCAAGTTCTACCGACCGCTTCAAGCATCGCCTGCTTGGTTACAATTATCGAATGACCGAGTTTCAAGCTGCGATGTTGCTTGCGCAACTTGAAAGACTTGATGCGCAAACTGATGTGAGAGCCGAACGCGCCGCGCGACTCGCTCAAGCCTTAGCGCAGATTGATGGCATTGAAATTTTAAAGCGTGATGAGCGACAAACCACGCAGGCAATTTACCAGTACGTTTTCAAATACAATGCGGAGGCTTTTGGCGGCGCATCGCGCAACCGTTTTGTGGCGGCGCTTGAAGCCGAAGGCGTGCCCTGTGATGGAATTTTTTACGAGCCGATGTATCGCAGCGCCTTGTTTAAAGTTGACGCGGCGGATTTTTTGCAACTGAATGCTAAAAAATTAGCATGGCAGCACGCCCATTGCCCGGTGGCGGAACGCGCCGCTTACGAAGAAGCGGTCTGGCTGCCGCATCAACTGTTGCTTGGCGATGAAACGGAGGTTGATGATATTGTCGAAGCGATTGTGAAAATTCAAAACAACCCGGATGAATTACGGAAAGCTGAGCATCGGTTGATTGATATTAAAGCGATGAATCGCGCTGAACGCCCGAAGTTTGAGGATTCTTGA
- a CDS encoding HEAT repeat domain-containing protein translates to MGYESEIFKRVKVMRLFCSILFIVLSGLPAGATSVVYAHQDEFAKAVEKLKSQSVDERRDAVEALGALEDKRAVEPLIAALKDTSPDVRAAAANALSFYEDKRAVEPLIGLLKDEIAFVRAAAARVLGQLTDTRAVDSLMAALFDENSSVRGAAALGLGAIKDERALDKLLMKARDEAPDVRAAVAAALGGLHHKGGVQALIQLLKDEYKMVRVSAALSLADIGEKSATTALQDAIANEKDEETRAQMKEALQRLLAAK, encoded by the coding sequence ATGGGTTACGAGAGCGAAATTTTCAAACGTGTAAAGGTGATGCGCCTATTCTGCTCAATTCTGTTTATCGTTTTATCGGGCTTGCCCGCAGGCGCAACGTCCGTGGTTTATGCGCATCAGGATGAATTTGCGAAAGCCGTCGAGAAGTTGAAGAGCCAGTCGGTTGATGAACGACGCGATGCGGTCGAGGCTTTAGGCGCGTTAGAAGACAAACGCGCGGTTGAGCCGTTGATTGCCGCGCTCAAAGACACCTCGCCGGATGTGCGTGCCGCCGCTGCAAATGCGCTCAGTTTTTATGAAGACAAACGCGCGGTTGAACCTTTAATTGGCTTACTCAAAGATGAAATCGCGTTTGTGCGCGCGGCGGCGGCGCGTGTACTCGGACAGCTTACAGATACGCGCGCCGTTGATTCGTTAATGGCGGCGCTGTTTGATGAAAATTCGAGCGTTCGTGGTGCGGCGGCTTTGGGACTTGGCGCAATTAAAGATGAGCGCGCCCTCGATAAATTACTGATGAAAGCCCGTGATGAAGCGCCGGATGTGCGCGCGGCAGTGGCGGCGGCGCTTGGCGGGTTACACCATAAAGGCGGGGTTCAGGCGCTCATCCAACTGCTCAAAGATGAATATAAGATGGTGCGGGTCTCTGCGGCGCTGTCGCTTGCAGACATCGGCGAAAAGAGCGCTACGACTGCCTTGCAGGACGCCATCGCCAATGAAAAAGATGAAGAGACACGCGCGCAAATGAAAGAAGCTTTGCAGAGATTGCTGGCGGCAAAATGA
- the rpsU gene encoding 30S ribosomal protein S21 — protein sequence MAKVQVGDNENIESAIRRFKRSVAREGIITDTKKHSFYLKPGEKKRLKSQVARRRARKSMKKRPTEE from the coding sequence GTGGCTAAGGTACAAGTCGGAGATAACGAAAATATTGAGAGCGCGATTCGCCGCTTTAAACGTTCCGTGGCGCGCGAAGGCATCATTACGGATACTAAAAAACATTCGTTCTATTTGAAACCCGGCGAAAAGAAACGCCTGAAATCTCAGGTCGCGCGCCGTCGCGCCCGCAAGAGCATGAAAAAACGTCCAACCGAAGAGTAG
- a CDS encoding acylphosphatase, with protein sequence MKRISQGLGFLAFTMPARRFIIRGRVQGVGFRYFTVQAATRARVVGTVKNLPDGSVEAIAEGSLASLAAFLLELRRGPGFSRVTAVDEQDYPAMGHYKSFEVIY encoded by the coding sequence TTGAAGAGAATATCGCAGGGCTTGGGTTTCTTAGCGTTTACGATGCCAGCCAGAAGATTCATCATTCGCGGTCGGGTGCAGGGCGTGGGCTTTCGCTATTTCACGGTGCAGGCGGCAACCCGCGCAAGGGTGGTCGGCACGGTGAAGAACTTACCGGACGGCAGCGTTGAAGCAATTGCCGAAGGCTCGCTTGCAAGCCTTGCGGCATTTTTATTGGAACTTAGGCGCGGACCAGGCTTCTCGCGGGTGACAGCGGTTGATGAGCAGGATTATCCGGCGATGGGGCATTATAAAAGTTTCGAGGTTATCTATTAA
- a CDS encoding adenine phosphoribosyltransferase gives MDSLKELIRTVPDFPKPGIQFYDITTLLKDPYGLRTTIDRLVELIHDNQIDVVIGMEARGFIFAPALAYRLKAGFVPVRKPRKLPAETESVSYALEYGTDTLEIHKDAIGNGHRVLIADDLLATGGTAKAVVDLVEKLGGIVAGLAFVVELNFLNGREKLKGYKVTSLLQYDE, from the coding sequence GTGGACAGCTTAAAAGAATTGATACGCACGGTTCCCGATTTTCCAAAACCCGGGATTCAGTTTTATGACATTACAACGTTGCTCAAAGACCCTTATGGACTCAGGACAACCATTGACCGGCTCGTCGAATTGATTCACGACAACCAGATTGATGTCGTCATCGGAATGGAAGCGCGCGGGTTTATTTTTGCCCCGGCGCTCGCTTATCGTTTAAAGGCGGGATTCGTGCCGGTTCGCAAACCGCGCAAATTACCTGCTGAAACCGAATCGGTCTCTTATGCTTTGGAATACGGGACGGATACTTTAGAGATTCACAAAGACGCCATCGGCAACGGGCATCGCGTCTTGATTGCCGATGATTTGCTGGCAACCGGCGGCACCGCAAAAGCCGTAGTCGATTTAGTCGAAAAACTCGGTGGCATCGTCGCGGGACTGGCGTTCGTCGTGGAATTAAATTTCCTGAATGGTCGCGAAAAGTTAAAAGGTTACAAAGTCACTTCGCTGTTGCAATATGACGAATAG
- a CDS encoding ankyrin repeat domain-containing protein — protein MKHHTAIYFLSSIVLMLLIGIRVPAQVQQTDPRQPDDWQLDDTFGVEVWVAANRVVNPPNDRRLYLSIPPQHFSEANLKKVFSGFATKYPVPFSLWIYVYSDKDALKNSRSYQESGSCILFIDKRVERNWYLRTEPPRQGFRWAEYYRLDERETFTYNLDPNKGITRTVNLKQPVANYNGEPTADLLLAIEYNDLEKVKAVIESGADVNRNSKYGAPPLMMAVSRGQTEIVKTLLKAGAKVNYRLNVNITEGETSLMSAAGKGDSEMIELLLDAGANIDEHNDDGKYTNADTPLIMATMKGYDAAVRTLVRRGANIDERNRYGESALMVAALAGYPKLVQFFLDNGTQVDARDKDGSTALMLAGDFNEVVEILLNAGADFKLKNNEGKTTLMLAVMEHQFIKIEALIKRGAGQESIDACKAYVAAIRKPNPREQRILKEQGFEMLTRLALKLGLNHEAIAARQQAVTELGNDALMILKLGQLYLEVGDKKSALAQLEILQTLQSQTQDAKLAYIYGYAASELAKKIDQ, from the coding sequence ATGAAACACCACACAGCGATTTACTTTCTGAGTTCCATTGTCTTGATGCTTTTGATTGGCATTCGGGTTCCTGCGCAGGTTCAGCAAACAGACCCACGTCAACCGGATGACTGGCAACTTGATGACACCTTCGGGGTTGAAGTGTGGGTTGCTGCCAATCGGGTAGTTAATCCACCCAATGACCGACGCCTTTACCTCTCCATTCCACCTCAACATTTTAGCGAAGCAAATCTCAAAAAAGTTTTCAGCGGTTTTGCCACAAAATACCCTGTGCCGTTTTCACTTTGGATTTACGTTTACAGTGATAAAGATGCCTTAAAAAATTCGCGCAGTTATCAGGAATCCGGTTCCTGCATTCTCTTTATTGATAAACGTGTAGAACGAAACTGGTATCTCAGAACCGAACCGCCGCGCCAAGGCTTTCGTTGGGCTGAGTATTACCGACTAGATGAGCGCGAAACCTTTACCTATAACCTTGACCCGAATAAGGGAATTACTCGCACCGTTAATCTTAAACAACCTGTTGCAAACTATAATGGTGAACCAACAGCCGATTTGCTTCTGGCAATCGAATATAACGACCTCGAAAAAGTAAAAGCGGTTATCGAATCCGGTGCGGATGTAAATAGGAACAGCAAGTATGGTGCGCCCCCTCTGATGATGGCTGTATCCAGAGGACAAACCGAAATCGTAAAAACGCTGTTAAAAGCCGGAGCCAAGGTAAACTATCGCCTGAATGTCAATATCACCGAGGGCGAAACTTCCTTGATGAGTGCAGCCGGAAAGGGTGACAGCGAAATGATTGAACTGTTGCTCGACGCCGGAGCAAACATTGATGAGCACAATGATGACGGCAAATATACGAACGCCGACACGCCGCTGATTATGGCAACGATGAAAGGCTATGACGCGGCGGTTCGCACGCTTGTCCGGCGTGGGGCAAACATTGATGAACGAAATCGCTATGGCGAATCGGCTTTAATGGTTGCAGCGCTGGCGGGCTACCCAAAACTCGTTCAGTTCTTTCTCGACAATGGCACGCAGGTAGATGCCAGGGATAAAGACGGCAGCACTGCGTTAATGCTCGCGGGGGATTTCAACGAAGTGGTAGAAATTTTATTGAATGCTGGTGCGGATTTTAAGTTAAAAAACAATGAAGGGAAGACCACCTTGATGCTGGCAGTAATGGAGCATCAGTTCATTAAAATTGAGGCATTAATCAAGCGCGGTGCTGGACAGGAATCTATTGACGCTTGCAAGGCATACGTTGCAGCTATCCGGAAGCCGAACCCCCGCGAGCAACGGATACTGAAAGAACAGGGATTTGAAATGCTCACCAGGTTGGCGCTTAAACTCGGACTGAACCATGAAGCGATTGCTGCTCGCCAGCAAGCCGTCACCGAGTTGGGTAATGATGCACTCATGATATTAAAATTGGGGCAACTCTATCTAGAGGTTGGCGATAAAAAATCTGCTTTGGCGCAACTGGAAATTTTGCAGACCTTGCAATCGCAAACTCAGGATGCCAAGCTTGCCTATATCTATGGTTATGCTGCGAGTGAACTGGCGAAAAAAATCGATCAGTGA